The DNA sequence GCCATGATCGGCGCCGCTCTAGCGTTTAATTCCTATGGAGAAGGTGAGCAAGCAACCGATCCCCCGGCCAAAATATCGGCCACGGCCGACGCTTTGGCCGCCGAGGTCGGAAGTCGCTTTAGGCAACAGATTGAACTCCTAGATGCGCTGAGCCGCAATGAAGTGCTGATCGCTGCCTTTAAAAATCCTGACTCGGGGGCGCTGGACCAGCGTGCCCGGCAGACGCAACTTCCATACGCGCTTAAAGTAAGGTTCGTGCGCGCGGGCCAAATTCAAGTCGATGAGCGAGGGACGCCCCCGCTCCGGTACGCGTCCGTCGCAATGCTACGCCATGCGGAGCGTACCCAACTCGCCCCGAATGCGGAGGTCCATTTTCTCGGCAGCGCCCAACAGCTGGTCGCGCTGGTGAAACCGGTCAGCGACGCCGCTGGTGTGTTTTTAGGATCGATTCACGCGAGTCTGGACATCGCGGTGCTGGATGCGCTTGTGAAGCCCTTGCGGTTAAACGGCGCTTATATCGAGTTGAGGCAGGCCGGGCCGGCCGCTTCCCCGGTCTTAGCTAAGCTCGGAAGCGCGCAGATCGCCGCCGCTACCGCGGCTCAGAGCCAGGTTCCGGTCGCTGGGACGCAGTGGGTACTGGCCTATTGGCCGCCCACGGACTCTAAGAGGGTGTGGAATACCGATGCGCCGTTCACTGGAAACCTGCTCCTGTTTCTAGGGGCCGGAGTTGTCGTTTTTGGTAGTATCGGGGCGGTGGTGTTCGCGAAAAAGCGGGCCCGGCCGCCTGTGAGTGATATGCCGCCGGTGTATCAGGGTGCGCTAAGAGCGATTATCGATGGCGAACACCCGCATGTGGAACATCTGGTCCCCGATTTATCCCTGCCAGCGCGGGCCCGAAAGCCGTCGAATACCATGCCAAAGGATCCCTTAGACGACACGCTCCCCCTGGCGATCGACTGCGCCGGCGCCCCGGCGCCGGGGGAGACCGCTCAAGCCAGGACGCCGTTGTCCGCGGAGCCGTCGGCGCCCGTATCCGATGATCCGGCGGACGACACGCTCCCGCTCTCGGCCTTGGATTTGGGATCCGCTGTCCCGCTCCCAAGCGTGGATTTTGATCTCGATCCCGCGCCCATCGAGCCGAGCGGCGCGCTGTCAGACCATTCCGTTCCCGACTCTATCTTCCGCGCTTACGACATACGCGGAATCGTCGCTGAGACCTTGACAGAGGAAGCCGTCTACAAGATCGGATTGGCATTAGGGAGTGAAGCCAGCGATCTAGGTCAAGCGGAAGTGGTCGTGGCGCGTGACGGACGAGTTTCGAGCCCGGCGCTGGCCGCGGCGCTCCAAAGAGGCCTCCGCGATAGCGGGCGAAATGTCATCGATATCGGTATGGTGCCGACCCCGGTACTCTATTTCGCAACCCACTATCTCAATACCCAGAATGGGATCATGCTCACGGGGAGCCATAACCCCCCAAATTACAATGGCTTAAAAATCGTGATGGGCGGCCAGGCGCTGTCAGGAGAGGCAATTACATCGATTCGAGACCGCATCCGCCGCCAGGTGTTCACGCGCGGCGCGGGCACCGTGGTTACTCAGGACGTTGTGCCTGCTTACGTCCAACAGGTAACCGACTCGATCGATGTATCCTTTAGCAATGGGTTGAAGCTAGTCGTTGATTGCGGAAACGGAGTTCCAGGTATGCTGGCGCCGAGGCTCATGACTGCTCTTGG is a window from the Pseudomonadota bacterium genome containing:
- a CDS encoding phosphomannomutase/phosphoglucomutase, producing the protein MNKRAGGFTRRFQFRWPLVRVALGAMIGAALAFNSYGEGEQATDPPAKISATADALAAEVGSRFRQQIELLDALSRNEVLIAAFKNPDSGALDQRARQTQLPYALKVRFVRAGQIQVDERGTPPLRYASVAMLRHAERTQLAPNAEVHFLGSAQQLVALVKPVSDAAGVFLGSIHASLDIAVLDALVKPLRLNGAYIELRQAGPAASPVLAKLGSAQIAAATAAQSQVPVAGTQWVLAYWPPTDSKRVWNTDAPFTGNLLLFLGAGVVVFGSIGAVVFAKKRARPPVSDMPPVYQGALRAIIDGEHPHVEHLVPDLSLPARARKPSNTMPKDPLDDTLPLAIDCAGAPAPGETAQARTPLSAEPSAPVSDDPADDTLPLSALDLGSAVPLPSVDFDLDPAPIEPSGALSDHSVPDSIFRAYDIRGIVAETLTEEAVYKIGLALGSEASDLGQAEVVVARDGRVSSPALAAALQRGLRDSGRNVIDIGMVPTPVLYFATHYLNTQNGIMLTGSHNPPNYNGLKIVMGGQALSGEAITSIRDRIRRQVFTRGAGTVVTQDVVPAYVQQVTDSIDVSFSNGLKLVVDCGNGVPGMLAPRLMTALGHDVIELYCEVDGSFPNHHPDPAQPDNLRDLIAAVKAERADLGLAFDGDGDRLGVVDGEGNIIWPDRQMMLFARDVLARNPGKEIIFDVKCSRHLRRVIEEHGGKPVMWKTGHSLIKAKMRVSDAPLAGEMSGHIFFKERWYGFDDALYAAARLLEILVQDGRPPAQVFAELPGGLATPELKIDMPESDHARFMARLCEAAVFEGAEITIVDGLRVDWPDAWGLIRPSNTTPCLVLRFEGDNPAALERVQTEFRHRIHALDPGLQLPF